The bacterium genome has a window encoding:
- a CDS encoding DUF503 domain-containing protein has translation MVVGLLRVECSLPGTQSIKDKRRIVKSLLDRLHHRFRVAAAEVSHQDSWRRAGLAVAYISTTARHADEVLAHVASAIERHTDLVVLDYAVEMR, from the coding sequence ATGGTGGTCGGGTTGCTGCGGGTCGAGTGTAGCCTTCCGGGGACGCAGAGCATCAAAGACAAGCGGCGGATCGTGAAATCGCTTTTGGACCGATTGCACCATCGGTTTCGCGTTGCCGCCGCCGAGGTGTCGCACCAGGACTCCTGGCGGCGCGCCGGGCTTGCGGTGGCGTACATCAGCACGACCGCCCGCCACGCCGACGAGGTTCTCGCCCACGTCGCCAGCGCGATCGAGCGGCACACCGATCTCGTGGTGCTCGATTACGCGGTGGAGATGCGGTGA